The Lolium rigidum isolate FL_2022 chromosome 2, APGP_CSIRO_Lrig_0.1, whole genome shotgun sequence genomic interval GTCATGAGCATCAGACATGCCTACAGACAGCACCAATAAGCAAGGTGGTTTTATCTCATTGCTTAAACCAACCATGAATTAAAATAGCACAAAGGCCCACATGAGCTTCTTACTAAAGaaaaatgtgaaatgaaaatagcACTTCGTTTGATTGAATGCCGGAGCTCTCGCATAATCATGGACTTGATAATTGAAAGAATGCACTATCTGTTTGATTGAATAATGCCAGAGCTCCTGCCTCTTTCCTTTAACATGATAATGATGTATATAATCAACAGATGCACTGGTTTAATTACTGTAACATACTTATTGATGCACTGGCCTAATGCAAATActacttattgctatatcaaccagtacctacttcatttgcaagtagcattaggcattttcatttgcatttgcattaggcatttgaTAAATGGATCAATGATGTTGCTTTGTCCCTTGTTTCGTTCCATTTGACCACAATATTGCAGAAGATGAAATATATTCTTCTAACCAGagaggcaaaagaaaagaaaaacatgaaaAGAAGCTAAGAAAAAACCCTACTGCCTAGCTACCTAGGTACTGcaagcatttttattttcattttcttttttggcagtgagcatgagcatgagaagtagcatttcaaaatctttatttgcaaccagtagcatttcaaaatctctagtgagcatgagcatgagaattcgccctaactagcaggaaccctaaagcatttcaatttgcaaacagagactatgaactccaatgaaccctaactagctggaaccctagccgggaggggggaaggtggagggaagggaagaggggagggggaaggtggagggaaggagagagggaagctcaccgatggtgacggtagcgacgacggtggcctctcctcttcctcctcgaggtgaagcggcctcctcctcctcgatgtgcggcggcctccttctcgggTCCTCCGCGGCGGCGTACAGGGAAGGTGGTGGGGGCTGGTGGAGGACAGTGGCGGGGCAGAATGGCGGCGCTCGAGAGGGGGGAGTTGGGGTGGCGCgcgcggctccttcttctccaacgaCGGCGGCGCTTGATCTAGGCAGAGGGGGATTTGGctggggagaggaagagagaaaaCGGTTAAGTTGTTGTTACAGCTGTGCcacgcttattgccggcgcaccaggtccCTCATTTGCCGGGGACACGTATACCCCCGGCGAACAATggacgtggtgcgccggcacaagCGTGGCACAGCTGTAACTCGGGACATGTGTAGCAGTATATATACATGCTATACAAAATCCTatacttttttatttatttatttcttttctatttattgtatgtttattttcttttacccaaaatgctatactattttatttttcttatcttttcaagataataacaaagaaatatgcatgagttatgtaaaaaaaCATGAAGAGTGTTTCACAAAataatacatacacaaaatattgaccaacacaatattaattagtcatacataaaatattggccatgaccatatgagtagttatgaattacacaaaatatgagttatagattgcaaataaagttttacatcatcgattgagaagagtgtttcactttcttcttgcttttcttgctcgtcgttgaataatttagcgccatgtcgtgacttcttcttttgaagggtcgacctgacctcggtagcgtggtcctgcttcttcttgtggtgtatgttgtgtcttcgtcctcggattcttccatcattgggtctccgacttgtccttcgaagtcttcctcgttggcgactccatccattccgacgatggtcctcttgcctctcctcacgataacacggctaggcactggatgggtcggttatgaagaagcattggtgcacgtgttccgccggtacccatggctcattccgcgcggtggcgttcgtggactttgatttgttggcttcgggtagaaacatggtggtgaaataccggtcttcttttgtgacgctcttagcccatccgatacggaacatcgacactttctccccagccgtagctaagctcccgcatttcctcgattcttccgtaatatctagtctttacgtcacccgtccaggaatccatcgttacccccgagttcggtaaacactcgttcttgtctttttcttccgtgtagaatgtgtacccgttgatatcgtacgcttggtaagtcatgatgttggacgcggggccatgtgacaaggccaatactagtttatccttgtcagaatccattggtgggggattagcatcaatgtggtctttgaaccagcgcgcggaagaggagttgtgctctctgtatatttctgcttccgtcatcatcggcttgccactgttctctatcatggttttgtgctctttcaaccaaggatcgatcaagtcaatgtgttgtagcgctactaagttggccctgtcaaagtcggaagtccgaccagacatgtgcacgtgcagttcattccttccatttttgtggcctactccctcgaacatgcggaggtgcttgttttgaggcaaccaacagagtcctcgatgtctagataattcgtgcagaaagagatgcactcttcggtgagccaaccctggacgatgcttccatccggatgtgacctgttacgaacgtatcctttaatgacctcattcattctttcaaacgacatcatgttgtgtaataatgccggccctagactgatgatatcatccatgatatggaccaacagatggaccatcacgtcaaagaatgcaggcgggaagtacatctcaagctcacataggatcaccacgatctcttcctcggagccttgcgagtttcttcacgcttatcgacttccgagttatgacgtcgaagaagttacgagcccgatcagcgttgcacggacatggtcatccattatacctcggattgcaaccggaagaatctgcgtcatcatcacgtgacagtcatgagacttcatgccgctgaagtttcgtttcttggggtccatgtatctgcttattatcccggagtaaccgaagggcactttgactcctagaaggcaattgaaaaattgatcgacctcggccggactaaaagtgaagcagggagGGGGACGAtgaatagtccggctgcttaatccttttgcgcttcgaccgccgtccgcctcctcctccgactgtccctcttgggccgccgggatctgaagctcttccttgatgcccaaaactttcaggtcgtgtcttgctttcggcccatctttggtccggtccggcatgttgagaagagtgccaagcaagctctcgcacacgttctttgtaatatgcatgacatcaaggcagtgaggtgtatcgagaattttccagtacggcaagtcccaaaacacagacctccttttccatacaccaatgagtggcatcgtttcctttttcttcttctctccaggcttttgacgaatctttcccggcgcagggcactccttccaacctttcagtaatgtatcgatctcttcaccgctcttcttacgtggaggtcctcggggttcatttgtaccatcgaacaaatctccacgctttctccacgggtcagtcttgtgtaaccaccttcgatgccccatgtaaactgttttcgaagagcctggatccttaccaagctgcaaaaacatcgtctcttccatgcacctaacACAtgtcttgtgtccatggcacacctagcacgaaatgtaaccgtatccgaggtagtcctgcaccgtcgtgatcaacgcgggtctcaaagggaaatattcttccgcgacggcgtcccatgtatctaccccttcctccgcccacaacgtttcaagctcctcctttaatagttcgacatacatgttgatatcatttcctggctgtgtcggcccttgaattagcatactcatctgtatgtacttcctcttcatgcacagccagggcgggaggttgtacatccatacaaacacgggccatgtgctatgtgtgttgctctggtttccgaacggattgaatccgtccgtgctagcacccaacctgatgtttctgggatctgccccaaaacttccgaattcattgtctaatgctttccactggcttgcatccgaagggtgcgtcgaagcctcgggtgctcaatccgctcttcatcattcaacactgcctcctttctttcagcgtgccagcgcatgagctttgcttccttgcggtccccgtagaaccgttgaagccggggggcgagcgggaagtaccacacaactttccgaggagctttcttcttccctttcttgtaccgttcagcgtcacacacaggacatttggtcttgtccatgtgctccttgcgatacatgatacagtcgttgatgcaggcgttatacttttcgtggggtaagtcgagagggcacgtgattctcttggcctcggctagactaccgaggacacgtgttcccggcaggaaggagatctttcacgtattccgggatgtcgtcgacgcttgtgtccgtccatccgtgtttcgccttcatccgcagcacatcgagagctactctcagcgggactcccccaacccgcgacctgagtcgtacaacggagtattcgagtctatctcgagttgctcaagctttgatttccgcttggcgcctttcgtcttttcgagaagcagatcttgaagatgagggtcccgcacgactgaagctagcggcacctcttcgtcatcgtcaaggttattgtcgtcgtcaaggatattgtcatcgtcaaggttatcgtcccgtgcgacaaactcttcatcgtcatcaatatcatgatgccctccttcttgccggccattaccacctgctgctgtcgccccattgacctccgcgccatcatcactcatccattgagtgtgtccatgcatgaaaccattagtgagcaggtgcccccgcaATTTGCCTCGAataggggtcaaaccatttcactcgtttgcatcttcggcacggacacaatacctccgtgcggttattttcatacatgtcgatgatcgcgtgtttcagatatctcatcacgacgctttcactcatctcgataaccattatggcctgcacggtaagattatataattgattagaaccatgcatccgtcggtagttttcacggaaaatttcggcatgaccttcctacacggtaggacataggagcgccagaaatgtgccgaaacggaaacttaaagaatcaacatttcggcgcaacgttggcaactcattttcaacgccaacacacacaagcacaagcaaaaacataacatatatatatatgccacacacgagctttTGCTTCAAGTGTCCAATATatatcgatttcattcctcaatttgttcattaatcacctatttgtttgatatattcgtcaacgagatcaagacgtcgcgccgctaccacggcgtatggaagccgactttctagatctagatctagattgagcggtcaatgcgggatagtagatctagatctacatagggggatgtgggagatgcatgtaggaagcgaagatttgctcaaaaaatatgattttgtttggtcaaattagctAAATTGGAGATAGGAataggcaaaaatgagctgggttgggagaaggctcgggtttgtgtggaggagtggagtaatggtagtggggggagtggttgttgagcagaaataatcGCCCGAGTTACTCGCCGGCGCACCGagggcatgggtgcgcgcgacgaaCATAGCCCattcggctatatcaccccgggccgggcccaagaatcattgccggcgcaccagcccgggGGCGCGCCGGCAATAGCATATTTCCGCCGGCGcgcccctgggctggtgcgccggcaatgattcttgggcctggcccgaatcggccgagcCCATGCCAGGAAATAACGCCGGCGCGTCGActcagctggtgcgccggcagtaggtccgcatctccggcgcgtctgaaatgtggtgcgccggcaacactttccaccggcgcacgtccatggtggtgcgccggcacctattgcctccacctataggctttttcctagtagtgccaccacgattagttcgagtgagagaccgtgagcttgttactcttggagggagacctcctagttggcttggcggttggtgctccggtgatctcttcaagaagattgtgaagaggcccgggcttctccttcgtggagcttgtgaagtggttgtggagcttgccatctccggagcggaggaaacgctaaccataaggaaagggccattatccttcgtgggtgtggttcagagaatagggtgagccttcgtggcgcggggaatccttcgtgggacctccactcctccaaacgtgacgtaccttcttgcaaaggaagggaacacgggaatacatcctcgtctccgcgtgcctcggttatttctatacccgagctctcttttctagtgatagccatcgtgcttgaagtacatatatcttgctatcacttgtgctacatatatcttgtgcctatcttgcttagctctagttgctattgttacacttagttgaacttagcatatttagggtttgtgcttgtaaactaaacgttagtttaattccgcattcttacaagacaaatccgtaagagtttttaattgcctattcacccccctctaggcgacatctcgatctttcagaacAAAGGCGTCCAACTCAACGAAACAAGGTGGCTAGAGTTTGCAATGACTCGATCCGTATCTCGACCTTAgtttcccctttatataggaggtgaagccgagAGTTTTTTTGTGTCGCACAAGTACATATTATCGGACCGTGTTGGACCTTTCGCTATATAGATACAAGTTTCCTATAATAACTCTACTTTTCTAATCCGAACATCCTCAACCTTCTGGACCTCCAAATCTTCGACTCCATGAGCTTTCTTCGTCAATTATGGACCAGGGGTTATACCTATGTCAAGGAGGTCGTCATGAGCTTAGCCTCCTCGCTAAGTACGGCAGGCTCCAATTCCTTGCGCATGTTGTGGGCATTGATCTCTTCAACGATAAGGTTCTTGTGTTGTATGATGACGTAGTTCTTCACAACCTCTTCTTTTTGCTGGTGCTTTCTCTTGTCCTTCTTGTTGGCTAGAAGTGTCTTGTCCTTATTCTTACTTCAAGATGTAACCCCCCGTCTTAGCATCCCAAAAAAGACACTAAAATACCTAAAAGGAAGAAAATGGACCCTCCTGGATGAGGGGCCATGGCCAGCCGCACCTTCGATGCCCCGAAATGCAAGGATAAACAAAATACATAGAACTATGTATTTTCTTATTGACCGTTGTTTCTCGATGCCCCCAAAATACAAGGATCCACAAGTTTGTGCAACTGGATTGTGGTTACGGATCCTGGAGAAAGCCGACCTgtgaaacccatctagggttccggtGCCTCGCAGTGACGCTGTAGGTATGGTCCACCTTTGGTGGCCTTGCAGGTGTGGCGGACCACAATACTTTCATCAACGGGAGGTTTTACGGttccttttttatgttttttagtgTCTTCTTTTGGGATGATGAGGCAGATGCAACATCCTAATGGTAGAATAAGgttctcgctccggtggtgcgccTGGTACTAGCGGAGGGTGCATGGGGTTTTGTGTTTGGTGGATCTCCTAGGATCTAGTCTGTCTTTGTGTTCGTCAATGTAGTTATAGGTTTGGCTCTTACGATCTACGATTTTCATTATTGGCGAtgacttagcacgacgacttcatgTCCATCAACTACAACAAGTTCTACTTCGACAAGCTTCGCTCGGCTCCAATGATGGTGGAGCGAGGACGGCGTCATGCATTTAGCTCACTCTAGTGCTCGTAGTCTACGCTAGATAGTGCAaagacctatttgtaatttttactacttttgatttttttttttagtgTTGGTGATAATTATTAATATATTGGCCATCATTTTCGAAAAAATATGGCTTGTGGTTTAGCAGGCATCCATAGCATGCGCATAGGATGTTCTCAGTCCCATGCGGCCCTCGTCTTAGTATGAGGTCTGCTAAGATGTTTGAGCactgaaaaaatgttcaaaattgaaaattaCTCAAAATTTAAAAGTTCAAAATTGTAAAGTgttcaaaacaaaaaaatgttcaaaattttaaaatactgaaaataaaaaagaattgaaaaaattcaaaaataaaaaatatttagaaaaaCGACCGGCGAAAAGCAGGAAAACCAGTAGAAAGAACAGAAAAAAAGGACAGAACCGAAGAAACCAGTGTAAAACAGAAAACTAGAATACAAAATCACCCTCGCTAATAGGCCTGGCCCAGTGCGCGCTCGCTTCAGGAGGCCTCGAATAGGGTTTGGCGGCTGCAAATGCGGTGAACGGAATAAGCCCATTGCGCAGACTCTGCAAGATTGGGCTGAACCGGGCTTATTTGACGGATGGGCAAGAATTTTTCATGGTTGTTGGAGGGAATGGTCCAGAAGCCCCATTAGTCCTCTACTCCGACCAATCATACCCTGGCGCCGCCACAAcgtccggcccggcccggcccagccCACCCAACGCCATCCCCTTCTTATAAGTAGACACTCGCCGCTAATAACCCAGTGCCCCTTGCCGGCAATCGAAAACTCCTGGCTCTCAAACCACCCACCCACCACCCCGACCTCGCTCGCCGACGCACCCACGCTCGCGTCTCGGCCCTCGAGGGTTCCGCTCTGCCACGCGGGGCCACGCTCCAGCCACAGCGGGCCGCGCCGCggggccgaaaccctagccgccgccgccgccgcaatgtcgcgccgcggccgcggccgcggcgaggaggacgattcgtcggaagaggaggcggcggagaccTACGattcggacgaggaggaggagcgcggcggCAAGCGGCCGCGGAGGGGCCGGCGGTCGGGCGTCGAGAGCTTCATCGACGACGcggccagcgaggacgacgacgaggatgaggagggtgtggatgaggatgacgacgacgacgaggactacgctggcggcggcggcggcggcggaaaggGAAGCAAGAGGATGAAGCGGGCGTCCATCCTCATCGACGACATGGCGCAGGTCGACGACGacgtcgaggaggacgaggaagggGAGTACGAGCCCGGTGAGCTGCCCCACCCACCCCCCGCTTTGCCGTGCCCTAGCTTCCTTCCGTACACCGTCGGGGCCGATTTCCCGTACCAAATTTCGCAGAATTTCGTGCCGATTTTTTGTACGCTTTCGGTTTCCGCGTCGACGGTTCCGTAGCATTTCTACGTGATCGTGGATTTCTGCGATCGACGACGCCAGTTCCTTCTCTGGAATTTGGATTTCCCTGGACTCCTGGACCATGTTTGCGTTTGGGAGTAGCTAACCCATGCTTGAAATGGTGAGGGTGGGCTTAATTGGCTTGCTTGGTCGGCTTCCTGGCTTGATTGCATCCTATTCTTAACCTCAATGTTCGCTAGGTTCGATAGCCTGGTGGTAATTTAGTCGCATTATATGGCAATGATTTACTCAAAGCTTCTTATTGTCCTGTTGTGAACCACCAGTGGGCTTTAGTGGCAAGCTATGTTAATtacgggattttatcatgaatgggTCGGAGATCATGATGACCAAAATCATCCATGTTCCATCAAAATTCATCACTTCCTGCCACTTATGGCTGGAGCTACCCAGGATATATATACATGCCTGGGAAATAGTTGTTGAAATCAACAGTCTGTCCCTGCCCACATTGTCATCACGGGGGTAGACTAGTGTCGTCATATCTTCAAGAAATTGCTGGGGACCTATCAACTAGAATCAATTTGTGGTTTTCGTTTGGATACTCTGATGCCACGCTGCGCGGTTTTTCGATGTACTTGTTGAAGCCCTGTTTGCTCTATTCCTTACTCTTGCTGCATCAAACTATATAATAGATTGCACTGGATTGGCAGATGAACAAATACTCGTTGACATCGGACGGTGCAGGATGTGATGTTTAACTGATCATCAATTGCAGTTTCTTTATGGGTGTACTTGCCATCGGTCTTGACTGATGTTCATATGTATGTTTGTTATTGGCATAGAAGTATATGTAACGTTGTTACTTTTCTGTTGGGATCAACAAATTCCTGTGCTTGGCTAGTTGTGTATTGTGCAAAAGCAAGGCCATTTGTGTTGGCGCTGGACTTATGCTCGTTTGCTTGAGCAGGCTTTATTGATGACGATCTGCCCGACAATCCTGACGAGGGTGTGAGGAACCCTAGGCGCCATTCTGTTCctatggaggaggaggaagaagatgacacgGATAAGATTTTACAGCACCTAGTATATAAATATGGAAGGCAGCCACAGTTTGATTATGCTGACGAGGTTTTCACCGAGGTTGATCAGCAAGCTCTCCTGCCATCAGTGAAGGATCCAAAGCTTTGGATGGTCAAATGTGCGGTAGGTTGCAAAATTTAGGGAAATTAAGCTctctgcctctgcctctgcctctgcTATTTGTTTTTTTTGTACCTTTTGAACTCATTGTTGTCTATTTATGATTTCAGATTGGACATGAGCGAGAGACAGCCCTTTGTCTAATGCAAAAATTCATTGATAGGGACGATCTCCAGATTAAATCTGTGATTGCACTGGAACACCTAAAGAATTACATTTATGTTGAAGCAGAGAAAGAATCCCATGTCAAGGAGGTAACCCGTCCTTAACCTGTCATTCTAGTCTTTTGAATGAGGGATGTTTACTAAACTCCATTGCAGGCTTGCAAAGGTCTGCGGAACATCTTTGCTTCAGCAAAAATCACTCAGGTTCCTACAAAAGAAATGACTGATGTTCTCTCTGTCACGACTAAGTCTGTTGATCTTTCAAGAGATGCATGGGTCCGGATCAAGCTTGGTATATATAAAGGGGATCTTGCTAAGGTATGGTCATCGTTTTTCTTGGTTCATGTGTTAATATAAATTTGTCAATTATTTATTTTGATTGGGAATGGTTGTTGTTTTTCTTGGGGTGATGTTAATATAGATTTgtcaattattatttttattatcctcaggttgttgatgttgatgatgtgaACCAAAAGGCTATTGTGAAGGTCATTCCTAGAATAGATTTACAAGCTCTGACAGATAAATTGACAAAGAAACTGGTAAGTTATCTGTTAGTTCCCATTAATCCTGAATTTCTACTTGGCACCTTTGAACCTAACATATACACTTTTACCAATAAGTTGAGCTCATCGCTATCATGCCCTTTTATAGTATGCTGTTGCAGCTGCTGTGAACATAGTAACTTCAAGTTTGGGTTCTCTTTCCTACGTGATTCGCTTACTTTCATGCTTTGCTGTGCCAAAAATGGAATTAGTAGCCTTTACTTATTGAAGGACTTTCTAATTATCAATCTATGTTCTTGATAATGCGTGCTTATACTTTGTAATGTTCTTACTTATTGGACGGATTCACATGATACTACTTGTCTTTTGTCAGAATGGACTTAAggttgagaagaagaagaagtcatTTGTTCCACCTCCAAGGTTATTCAGTGTCGGTGAGGCGAGGTGCTTTTTCATCCCTTTACTATCTTtttcatatttatttattttggctCCTATTTTTTCTAACTCAAATGAACACAGGGAGATGAACATTCCTGTAGAACGGAGGAGACATAGAGATTCTGGGGAGTACTTTGAGGTGGTTGATGGTTTAACATTTGAAGATGGTTTTTTGCGCAAAACAGTCTCGATAAAAGCAATCAGCACACATAATGTCCAGCCATCACTTGATGAATTGGAGAAATTCAGGAGAGTTGGTGATGACATTAATGAGGATGTGGCTAGCTTGTCCACACTATTTTCAAACAGGAAAAAAGGGCATTTCATGAAAGGCGATGCTGTAGTTGTTGTTAAAGGTGATCTCAAGAACTTAGAGGGCTGTGTGGAGAAAGTTGAGGATGCTACCGTACACATCCGACCAAAACAGTCTGGTCTTCCGGTAATTACTTGCAATGAATTTTTATGCTGCTATCAACTGGACAATAGAGTTGAAACATCTCTCTGTGACATGCAGAAAACTCTTGCCTTCAATGCAACAGATCTTTGCAAACATTTCAATCCAGGAGACCATGTAAAAGTTGTTTCCGGTGCTCAACAAGGTGCGACAGGCATGGTAGTCAAAGTGGAAGGACATGTCTTGATCATTTTATCCGACACGACCAAAGAGCATGTGAGAAATTTTTGGTACATATATGCATGTTttgtgaattgcttttatttttttgctATGTTTTTAATTCTCCTCTATTGTGCCATTGTGACTGCAGATCCGTGTATTTGCAGATCATCTTGTGGAGAGTTCTGAGGTCACGACGGGGATTACCAAATTTGGTGATTATGAATTGCATGATCTTGTCCTTCTTGAGTAAGTTCGGAGTTTACAGTGAAGTTGCTGCCCATCATCTCTAATGGCTACAAAACAACTTATCCCTTTTCTTCACTTTTCAGCAATTTATCTTTTGGTGTTATTTTAAAGGTGGAAAGCGAAGCATTTCAGGCAAGCATAATTGTTGAATATTCATGTTTGACTGATTGTTTAGAGTTATATGTATTGACCCCACTATGTAATTAGGTTCTCAAAGGAGTGCCTGATAGACAAGAAGTGGTGCTCGTGAAATTGAGAGAAATAAAATACAAGATTGATCGGCGCACATCTGCAAAAGATAGGCCCGGTAACACTGTGTCAACTAAGGATATTGTAAGGGTAGTCGAAGGGACGTGTAAGGTGTGTACAGTTTTGCATGTTATCTTGTGTTCTGATATTTTCTGTTAGTATGTCTATTTATTCTGTGATGTCAGTTTAATAGTCTTCTTGTTTGAGTCTAACAAACATATCTTGTTGCCACAATAGGGAAAGCAAGGACCTGT includes:
- the LOC124688452 gene encoding LOW QUALITY PROTEIN: putative transcription elongation factor SPT5 homolog 1 (The sequence of the model RefSeq protein was modified relative to this genomic sequence to represent the inferred CDS: substituted 2 bases at 2 genomic stop codons), whose amino-acid sequence is MSRRGRGRGEEDDSSEEEAAETYDSDEEEERGGKRPRRGRRSGVESFIDDAASEDDDEDEEGVDEDDDDDEDYAGGGGGGGKGSKRMKRASILIDDMAQVDDDVEEDEEGEYEPGFIDDDLPDNPDEGVRNPRRHSVPMEEEEEDDTDKILQHLVYKYGRQPQFDYADEVFTEVDQQALLPSVKDPKLWMVKCAIGHERETALCLMQKFIDRDDLQIKSVIALEHLKNYIYVEAEKESHVKEACKGLRNIFASAKITQVPTKEMTDVLSVTTKSVDLSRDAWVRIKLGIYKGDLAKVVDVDDVNQKAIVKVIPRIDLQALTDKLTKKLNGLKVEKKKKSFVPPPRLFSVGEAREMNIPVERRRHRDSGEYFEVVDGLTFEDGFLRKTVSIKAISTHNVQPSLDELEKFRRVGDDINEDVASLSTLFSNRKKGHFMKGDAVVVVKGDLKNLEGCVEKVEDATVHIRPKQSGLPKTLAFNATDLCKHFNPGDHVKVVSGAQQGATGMVVKVEGHVLIILSDTTKEHIRVFADHLVESSEVTTGITKFGDYELHDLVLLDNLSFGVILKVLKGVPDRQEVVLVKLREIKYKIDRRTSAKDRPGNTVSTKDIVRVVEGTCKGKQGPVQHIHKGILFIYDRHHLENSGFICAKAQSCLLVGGSIATSTGMGMDTEDPRLGAFRSPARILQSPGGLPPRGPYMNSGGRFGGGGRGGRGHNALVSRCIKIKSGPYKGYRGRVKEVNGALVRVELDSLMKIVTVKRDDIAEPANVETPVRXISVXSIIFLTSCLVPFAHLLTICISSESRYSLGSETPMHPSRTPMYPIQTPMREPGATPMRDVLQTPMHNQAWAPMSPRNEAWAPMSPRNESWAPMSPPRDNQEDGNSGTWGTWGISPAYQPGTPVVRPFEAPTPGSGWESAPGNGFGDAAFNAPTPTAQPMTPIPASYQPQTPGGQPMTPGNAGMDIMSPAIGDEGGSSWLLPDVMVNVSRGDGPTSGVVKEVLPDGSCRVALGPSGNGDDVTALPDELEIIRPKKNDRLKIMNGSLRGVIGKLIGVDGSDGIVRVEGSLEVKIVDLVILGKLAI